The following are encoded together in the Candidatus Uhrbacteria bacterium genome:
- a CDS encoding MFS transporter, producing MRTPSTTLFMHFLLAAIVLPILPALSRDYHLTGGFIVLLESAFPLGAVLGYTVFGRVVETRGVNIIVRMSWVSQTLAMLALLLGLGGGFFLSRFFGGFATGILPALISTTRGSFETRGSLPRVSTLIAAVTAGSALGPLLVPFLVPNIHLVALIGVGVCIAGYAASPRVNAPPVALPAHTLRKTRWVPLLCVVGIMGGLGIIYQTSRLVLPFYDQSYLALGPRGVALALALLSWGAWGTQRLLAKFSTNIPPHTSYLGAAALILTAVAVMFSGHTFFLFLGVLAMAVGIGLADPLGSLLCLRYTKEGASGRTIGTVFTFLAGAKMIAPLLAAWLVRPMG from the coding sequence ATGCGCACCCCATCGACCACTCTTTTCATGCACTTCCTCCTTGCTGCCATCGTTCTGCCTATTCTCCCCGCGTTGAGCCGAGATTATCACTTGACGGGAGGTTTCATCGTCCTTCTTGAGTCCGCGTTTCCTCTCGGAGCTGTTTTAGGATATACCGTTTTTGGGCGAGTAGTGGAAACACGAGGGGTAAACATCATCGTACGCATGTCCTGGGTTTCACAAACGCTTGCCATGTTGGCTCTCTTATTGGGTTTGGGCGGCGGATTTTTCCTTTCACGTTTCTTTGGGGGCTTCGCCACAGGTATTCTCCCCGCACTCATCAGCACCACACGGGGATCTTTTGAAACACGCGGCTCTCTTCCTCGTGTTTCCACTCTTATCGCCGCCGTCACCGCCGGCAGTGCTTTGGGACCCCTTCTCGTTCCCTTTCTTGTGCCAAATATCCACCTTGTCGCCCTCATAGGGGTAGGGGTCTGCATAGCAGGATACGCAGCAAGCCCGCGCGTGAACGCTCCTCCGGTCGCGCTGCCCGCCCACACACTCCGTAAGACGCGATGGGTTCCCCTTCTTTGTGTCGTGGGCATCATGGGAGGCCTCGGAATTATTTACCAGACCTCCCGTCTCGTCCTGCCCTTCTACGACCAGTCCTACCTCGCACTTGGCCCGCGCGGCGTTGCCCTGGCGCTTGCGCTCCTGTCTTGGGGCGCCTGGGGGACACAAAGACTTCTGGCAAAGTTTTCCACGAACATTCCGCCCCACACGTCTTATCTCGGTGCCGCCGCGCTCATCCTTACCGCCGTGGCTGTCATGTTCTCCGGCCACACCTTCTTTCTTTTTTTGGGTGTACTCGCGATGGCTGTGGGAATCGGGCTGGCTGATCCGCTTGGAAGTCTGTTGTGCCTCCGATATACAAAAGAGGGCGCGAGCGGGCGCACGATCGGAACGGTATTCACCTTTTTAGCCGGAGCAAAAATGATCGCTCCTCTCCTTGCCGCATGGCTTGTACGGCCTATGGGGTAG